In a single window of the Elaeis guineensis isolate ETL-2024a chromosome 6, EG11, whole genome shotgun sequence genome:
- the LOC105047466 gene encoding serine/threonine-protein kinase 12 isoform X1 produces MESKSTGRFTLGRQSSLAPERDGEPEVRRPGGIDGLDVPEEMESGIRLMYLANEGDVAGIRELLASGVDVNFRDIDRRTALHVAACQGLPDVVQLLLESGAEVDPEDQWGSTPLADAIHYNNHEVIKLLEKHGAKLLIAPMHVKNSREVPEYEIDPSELDFTNSVDITKGTFRVATWRGIQVAVKKLGEDVITDEDKVRAFRDELALLQQIRHPNVVQFLGAVTQSSPMMIVTEYLHKGDLRDFLKRKGALKPALAVRFALDIARGMNYLHEHKPEAIIHRDLEPSNVLRDDSGHLKVADFGVSKLLKVAKTVREDRPLTWQDTAWRYVAPEVFRNEEYDMKVDVFSFSLILQEMIEGCSPFSCVPDNEVPKAYASKERPSFRASPKLYAYGLKELIEQSWSENPADRPTFREIIDRLTIVQAHIAHKRRWKVRPLKCFQNLEAVFKKDRSNPSSRSSRSSRSSDFF; encoded by the exons ATGGAGTCTAAGTCCACCGGGCGCTTCACCTTGGGGAGGCAGTCCTCCCTCGCGCCGGAACGCGACGGGGAGCCGGAGGTCCGCCGGCCGGGGGGCATCGACGGGCTGGATGTCCCGGAGGAGATGGAATCCGGCATCCGCCTCATGTACCTCGCCAACGAGGGTGACGTGGCCGGGATCCGGGAACTCCTGGCGTCCGGAGTCGACGTGAACTTTAGGGACATCGATAGGCGGACGGCGCTCCACGTCGCCGCGTGTCAGGGGCTCCCCGATGTTGTCCAATTGCTGCTCGAGAGCGGCGCTGAGGTGGATCCGGAAGATCAGTGGGGCAGTACG CCGCTTGCAGATGCAATACACTACAACAATCATGAAGTAATCAAGCTATTGGAGAAGCATGGTGCTAAGCTTCTG ATTGCTCCAATGCATGTTAAGAATTCCCGTGAAGTTCCAGAATATGAGATAGACCCCAGTGAACTTGATTTCACAAACAGTGTTGATATAACTAAG ggaACATTTCGTGTAGCAACATGGCGTGGAATTCAAGTCGCAGTTAAAAAGCTTGGTGAAGATGTAATTACTGATGAGGATAAAGT AAGGGCATTTAGGGATGAGCTTGCGTTGCTTCAGCAAATACGGCATCCAAATGTAGTCCAGTTTCTGGGTGCTGTCACtcaaagtagtcctatgatgatagtCACAGAATATTTGCACAAG GGTGATCTTCGTGATTTTTTGAAACGAAAGGGAGCTTTGAAGCCAGCATTGGCAGTTCGATTTGCACTCGATATTGCAAG AGGAATGAATTACTTGCATGAGCATAAACCAGAAGCCATCATTCATCGTGATCTTGAGCCTTC AAATGTCTTGCGGGATGATTCTGGGCATTTGAAAGTTGCGGACTTTGGTGTCAGCAAGTTGCTAAAAGTGGCAAAAACTGTTAGAGAGGACAGACCATTGACATGGCAAGACACTGCGT GGAGGTATGTGGCTCCAGAGGTCTTTCGGAATGAAGAATACGATATGAAAGTGGATGTCTTTTCATTTTCTTTGATTCTACAAGAG ATGATTGAAGGGTGCTCTCCATTTTCTTGTGTACCAGACAATGAAGTTCCAAAGGCATATGCCTCTAAAGAAAGACCATCTTTTAGAGCTTCACCCAAACTATATGCATATGGGCTAAAAGA GTTAATCGAGCAATCCTGGAGTGAGAACCCTGCTGACAGACCAACATTCAGAGAGATAATCGATCGCTTAACCATTGTTCAGGCCCACATTGCTCATAAGAGGCGTTGGAAG GTGAGACCCTTGAAATGTTTCCAGAACCTAGAGGCCGTGTTTAAGAAAGATCGCTCTAACCCGAGCAGCCGCTCCTCTCGCTCATCTCGTTCTTCTGATTTCTTCTAG
- the LOC105047466 gene encoding serine/threonine-protein kinase 12 isoform X3, with protein MESKSTGRFTLGRQSSLAPERDGEPEVRRPGGIDGLDVPEEMESGIRLMYLANEGDVAGIRELLASGVDVNFRDIDRRTALHVAACQGLPDVVQLLLESGAEVDPEDQWGSTPLADAIHYNNHEVIKLLEKHGAKLLIAPMHVKNSREVPEYEIDPSELDFTNSVDITKGTFRVATWRGIQVAVKKLGEDVITDEDKVRAFRDELALLQQIRHPNVVQFLGAVTQSSPMMIVTEYLHKGDLRDFLKRKGALKPALAVRFALDIARGMNYLHEHKPEAIIHRDLEPSNVLRDDSGHLKVADFGVSKLLKVAKTVREDRPLTWQDTAWRYVAPEVFRNEEYDMKVDVFSFSLILQEVKPFKDLQSRYIQ; from the exons ATGGAGTCTAAGTCCACCGGGCGCTTCACCTTGGGGAGGCAGTCCTCCCTCGCGCCGGAACGCGACGGGGAGCCGGAGGTCCGCCGGCCGGGGGGCATCGACGGGCTGGATGTCCCGGAGGAGATGGAATCCGGCATCCGCCTCATGTACCTCGCCAACGAGGGTGACGTGGCCGGGATCCGGGAACTCCTGGCGTCCGGAGTCGACGTGAACTTTAGGGACATCGATAGGCGGACGGCGCTCCACGTCGCCGCGTGTCAGGGGCTCCCCGATGTTGTCCAATTGCTGCTCGAGAGCGGCGCTGAGGTGGATCCGGAAGATCAGTGGGGCAGTACG CCGCTTGCAGATGCAATACACTACAACAATCATGAAGTAATCAAGCTATTGGAGAAGCATGGTGCTAAGCTTCTG ATTGCTCCAATGCATGTTAAGAATTCCCGTGAAGTTCCAGAATATGAGATAGACCCCAGTGAACTTGATTTCACAAACAGTGTTGATATAACTAAG ggaACATTTCGTGTAGCAACATGGCGTGGAATTCAAGTCGCAGTTAAAAAGCTTGGTGAAGATGTAATTACTGATGAGGATAAAGT AAGGGCATTTAGGGATGAGCTTGCGTTGCTTCAGCAAATACGGCATCCAAATGTAGTCCAGTTTCTGGGTGCTGTCACtcaaagtagtcctatgatgatagtCACAGAATATTTGCACAAG GGTGATCTTCGTGATTTTTTGAAACGAAAGGGAGCTTTGAAGCCAGCATTGGCAGTTCGATTTGCACTCGATATTGCAAG AGGAATGAATTACTTGCATGAGCATAAACCAGAAGCCATCATTCATCGTGATCTTGAGCCTTC AAATGTCTTGCGGGATGATTCTGGGCATTTGAAAGTTGCGGACTTTGGTGTCAGCAAGTTGCTAAAAGTGGCAAAAACTGTTAGAGAGGACAGACCATTGACATGGCAAGACACTGCGT GGAGGTATGTGGCTCCAGAGGTCTTTCGGAATGAAGAATACGATATGAAAGTGGATGTCTTTTCATTTTCTTTGATTCTACAAGAGGTAAAACCTTTCAAGGACTTGCAGTCTAGATACAT ACAATGA
- the LOC105047466 gene encoding serine/threonine-protein kinase 12 isoform X2 codes for MESKSTGRFTLGRQSSLAPERDGEPEVRRPGGIDGLDVPEEMESGIRLMYLANEGDVAGIRELLASGVDVNFRDIDRRTALHVAACQGLPDVVQLLLESGAEVDPEDQWGSTPLADAIHYNNHEVIKLLEKHGAKLLIAPMHVKNSREVPEYEIDPSELDFTNSVDITKGTFRVATWRGIQVAVKKLGEDVITDEDKVRAFRDELALLQQIRHPNVVQFLGAVTQSSPMMIVTEYLHKGDLRDFLKRKGALKPALAVRFALDIARGMNYLHEHKPEAIIHRDLEPSNVLRDDSGHLKVADFGVSKLLKVAKTVREDRPLTWQDTAWRYVAPEVFRNEEYDMKVDVFSFSLILQEMIEGCSPFSCVPDNEVPKAYASKERPSFRASPKLYAYGLKELIEQSWSENPADRPTFREIIDRLTIVQAHIAHKRRWKALSNEVTALLRTRMDCVSLSLPLK; via the exons ATGGAGTCTAAGTCCACCGGGCGCTTCACCTTGGGGAGGCAGTCCTCCCTCGCGCCGGAACGCGACGGGGAGCCGGAGGTCCGCCGGCCGGGGGGCATCGACGGGCTGGATGTCCCGGAGGAGATGGAATCCGGCATCCGCCTCATGTACCTCGCCAACGAGGGTGACGTGGCCGGGATCCGGGAACTCCTGGCGTCCGGAGTCGACGTGAACTTTAGGGACATCGATAGGCGGACGGCGCTCCACGTCGCCGCGTGTCAGGGGCTCCCCGATGTTGTCCAATTGCTGCTCGAGAGCGGCGCTGAGGTGGATCCGGAAGATCAGTGGGGCAGTACG CCGCTTGCAGATGCAATACACTACAACAATCATGAAGTAATCAAGCTATTGGAGAAGCATGGTGCTAAGCTTCTG ATTGCTCCAATGCATGTTAAGAATTCCCGTGAAGTTCCAGAATATGAGATAGACCCCAGTGAACTTGATTTCACAAACAGTGTTGATATAACTAAG ggaACATTTCGTGTAGCAACATGGCGTGGAATTCAAGTCGCAGTTAAAAAGCTTGGTGAAGATGTAATTACTGATGAGGATAAAGT AAGGGCATTTAGGGATGAGCTTGCGTTGCTTCAGCAAATACGGCATCCAAATGTAGTCCAGTTTCTGGGTGCTGTCACtcaaagtagtcctatgatgatagtCACAGAATATTTGCACAAG GGTGATCTTCGTGATTTTTTGAAACGAAAGGGAGCTTTGAAGCCAGCATTGGCAGTTCGATTTGCACTCGATATTGCAAG AGGAATGAATTACTTGCATGAGCATAAACCAGAAGCCATCATTCATCGTGATCTTGAGCCTTC AAATGTCTTGCGGGATGATTCTGGGCATTTGAAAGTTGCGGACTTTGGTGTCAGCAAGTTGCTAAAAGTGGCAAAAACTGTTAGAGAGGACAGACCATTGACATGGCAAGACACTGCGT GGAGGTATGTGGCTCCAGAGGTCTTTCGGAATGAAGAATACGATATGAAAGTGGATGTCTTTTCATTTTCTTTGATTCTACAAGAG ATGATTGAAGGGTGCTCTCCATTTTCTTGTGTACCAGACAATGAAGTTCCAAAGGCATATGCCTCTAAAGAAAGACCATCTTTTAGAGCTTCACCCAAACTATATGCATATGGGCTAAAAGA GTTAATCGAGCAATCCTGGAGTGAGAACCCTGCTGACAGACCAACATTCAGAGAGATAATCGATCGCTTAACCATTGTTCAGGCCCACATTGCTCATAAGAGGCGTTGGAAG GCCTTAAGTAATGAAGTTACTGCCCTACTTCGAACACGCATGGACTGTGTGTCATTATCTTTACCTCTTAAATAG